From Caldisericum sp.:
CCTTCGATTGTTGCGCCTTCCTCGATTGAAATCTTCTCAGCAGTTATATCACCAATAACTGTTCCCTGCTCCAGAACCTCAACACTTTCTTTTGCAGTGACGTTACCTTCTGCACGCCCTATAACTATAACTTTCCTTCCTTGAATATCTCCTTTTACCTTTCCGCCTTCTGCAATCGTTATTTCGCCATTCCCGGATATGTTACCTTCGATTGCACCTTCAATCCTCATTACTCCTTCGCATTTAACATCACCTTTTATGTAAAGGTCTTTTGCAATAACAGTTTGCGTTGTCGAAACTGCCTCTTTTTGTTCTTCTCTTCTTCCAAATGCCATTATAAAACCTCCTTACTCAAGATATTTAAGTGGATTTACAGCTGTTCCCCACTCCCTTATTTCAAAATGCAGGTGTGGTCCTGTGCATAAACCAGAACATCCTTCGTACCCTATAACCTGACCCTTCTTAACTTTATCTCCAACTTTAACATCTATTGAGGAAAGGTGTCCATAAACTGATTCAATACCATCTCTATGGTAAATAATAATCATCCTTCCATATCCTCCCGAATCCCAACCTGCAAATTCTACCTCTCCGTCACCTGCAGCTCTTATTGGAGCACCATAGTATGATGCAATATCAATTCCCTTATGAAATTCCCAGCCACCGCCAAACGGGCTAATACGCCAGCCAAATCCAGAGGTTATTGTTCCCTGAAGTGGCCAATAATCTGGAGTTTGTGCCTTTATCAAATTGAACTCATAAACAGTTTGTTGAAGCATTGTTAGTGTTTGTTCAGTTTGAACTGCTTGCTTTGAAGTGTCAGCAAGTTCTGTTTTTACCTGTGCATATGTTTTTGGAAGGTCAGTATAAGATTGGATTTGTGGTTTCGATGAACTGCGTGCAAGGATTGACTCAAGACTTACAGTTTCACCTCCAAGTTTCAGGGCAGACCGCACATCCTTCTCAAGTTTGCCCAAAGAAAGGACATATTGTTGTAGGGCTTCTACATCTGCTTTGGTCTTTGCAAGTTCATCCTGGAGGCTTTGAAGTTGCTGTACCTGTTCAGTACTCATAGCACTTGCATAAACTCCAGGTGACTTTGCG
This genomic window contains:
- a CDS encoding M23 family metallopeptidase; amino-acid sequence: MDLWKHRHEVHKKKVKKQGGFTLIIVPHYQGKTVRIVLTPLRIYTILFSFALIVAFAISFGVSYRELVANAKSPGVYASAMSTEQVQQLQSLQDELAKTKADVEALQQYVLSLGKLEKDVRSALKLGGETVSLESILARSSSKPQIQSYTDLPKTYAQVKTELADTSKQAVQTEQTLTMLQQTVYEFNLIKAQTPDYWPLQGTITSGFGWRISPFGGGWEFHKGIDIASYYGAPIRAAGDGEVEFAGWDSGGYGRMIIIYHRDGIESVYGHLSSIDVKVGDKVKKGQVIGYEGCSGLCTGPHLHFEIREWGTAVNPLKYLE
- a CDS encoding polymer-forming cytoskeletal protein, encoding MAFGRREEQKEAVSTTQTVIAKDLYIKGDVKCEGVMRIEGAIEGNISGNGEITIAEGGKVKGDIQGRKVIVIGRAEGNVTAKESVEVLEQGTVIGDITAEKISIEEGATIEGKCITKKPQPVITEPPKVEDKEKK